One window of the Pseudomonas knackmussii B13 genome contains the following:
- the rsmH gene encoding 16S rRNA (cytosine(1402)-N(4))-methyltransferase RsmH yields the protein MNATYQHITVLLEEAVEALNPRAGGCYVDGTFGRGGHSRALLGKLDPGGRLLGFDKDPQAIATGQALAAEDGRFVVVQRSFAEMGEELSERGLLGKVDGVLLDLGVSSPQLDDPERGFSFLNDGPLDMRMNPGRGVSAAEWIASASEEEIARVFKDYGEERFAKRMARAIVQRRAEKPFERTADLAAVIAEANPAWEKGKNPATRAFQGLRIHVNNELGDLEQGLDSALEALSVGGRLVVISFHSLEDRIVKQFMRKHAKGEADNLPRDLPIRAKVFEPRLKLLGKPQYASEAELKANPRSRSAVMRVAEKLR from the coding sequence GTGAACGCCACTTACCAACACATCACCGTTCTGCTCGAGGAGGCCGTAGAGGCCCTGAATCCTCGGGCGGGCGGTTGCTATGTGGATGGCACCTTCGGCAGGGGAGGGCACAGCCGAGCCTTGCTCGGCAAGCTGGACCCGGGCGGGCGGCTGCTCGGGTTCGACAAGGATCCCCAGGCGATAGCAACGGGGCAAGCACTGGCGGCCGAAGACGGCCGCTTCGTCGTTGTACAAAGGTCGTTCGCCGAGATGGGCGAAGAGCTGTCCGAGCGCGGCCTGCTGGGCAAGGTCGATGGCGTTCTGCTGGACCTCGGCGTCTCCTCGCCTCAGCTCGACGATCCCGAGCGCGGTTTCAGCTTCCTCAATGACGGCCCGCTGGACATGCGCATGAACCCCGGTCGGGGTGTTAGCGCAGCCGAGTGGATCGCCAGCGCCAGCGAAGAGGAAATCGCCCGCGTCTTCAAGGATTACGGCGAAGAGCGCTTCGCAAAGCGCATGGCGCGCGCCATCGTGCAGCGCCGTGCAGAGAAACCCTTCGAGCGCACCGCCGACCTCGCTGCGGTCATCGCCGAGGCCAACCCCGCCTGGGAGAAAGGCAAGAACCCGGCAACCCGCGCCTTCCAGGGGCTGCGCATCCACGTCAACAACGAACTGGGCGATCTCGAGCAAGGTCTGGATTCCGCGCTCGAAGCGCTGTCCGTAGGCGGCCGGCTCGTAGTGATCAGCTTCCACTCCCTGGAAGACCGCATCGTCAAGCAGTTCATGCGCAAGCACGCCAAGGGCGAAGCAGACAACCTGCCGCGCGACTTGCCGATTCGCGCCAAGGTATTCGAGCCGCGCCTGAAGCTGCTCGGCAAGCCTCAGTACGCTTCGGAGGCCGAGCTCAAGGCCAATCCGCGCTCGCGCAGCGCCGTCATGCGTGTGGCGGAGAAGCTGCGATGA
- the ftsL gene encoding cell division protein FtsL, which yields MSRLFAKRLPTGSFIMLLMFIGVLLSAISVAYSAYWNRQLLNTLYGELNVRDKAQAEYGRLVLEQSTWTAYSRIEMLATEQLKMRVPDPAEIIMVAP from the coding sequence ATGAGCCGCCTGTTCGCCAAGCGCCTGCCCACCGGCAGCTTCATCATGCTGCTGATGTTCATTGGCGTGCTGCTTTCGGCAATCTCGGTGGCCTATAGCGCCTATTGGAATCGCCAGCTGCTCAACACTCTCTATGGCGAGCTGAACGTGCGCGACAAGGCGCAGGCTGAGTATGGCCGGCTGGTTCTCGAGCAGAGCACCTGGACCGCTTACAGCCGCATCGAAATGTTGGCCACCGAACAGCTGAAGATGCGCGTTCCGGATCCGGCAGAAATCATCATGGTGGCGCCATGA
- a CDS encoding BON domain-containing protein: protein MSRTPQIVAALLLSLTLGGCSSFLSATRESPIDDNRGTRTIGSTIDDSLIETKVAVNVSKADPDLDRNSHVVVVSYNGVVLLAGQTPRADLKTKAEQAARSVQKVKTVHNELQVLQPSSLLARNNDTWLTTKIKTQMLGDANVPSSRIKVVTENGIVYMLGLVTKREGDLATQVVQNVDGVQRIVRLFEYID from the coding sequence ATGAGCCGTACCCCGCAGATCGTTGCAGCTCTCCTGCTCAGCCTGACGCTGGGCGGCTGCAGCAGCTTCCTGAGCGCCACCCGCGAATCGCCGATCGACGACAACCGCGGCACCCGTACCATCGGTAGCACCATCGACGACTCGCTGATCGAAACCAAGGTCGCGGTCAACGTCTCCAAGGCCGATCCGGACCTGGACCGCAACTCGCACGTGGTCGTAGTCAGCTACAACGGCGTGGTCCTGCTCGCCGGCCAGACCCCGCGCGCGGATCTGAAAACCAAGGCCGAACAGGCCGCTCGCAGCGTGCAGAAGGTCAAGACCGTGCACAATGAGCTGCAGGTGCTGCAGCCCTCCTCGCTGCTGGCCCGCAACAACGACACCTGGCTGACCACCAAGATCAAGACCCAGATGCTCGGCGACGCCAACGTACCCTCCTCGCGCATCAAGGTGGTGACCGAGAACGGTATCGTCTACATGCTGGGCCTGGTTACCAAGCGCGAAGGTGACCTGGCGACTCAGGTCGTGCAAAACGTCGACGGCGTGCAGCGGATCGTCCGCCTGTTCGAGTACATCGACTGA
- the rsmI gene encoding 16S rRNA (cytidine(1402)-2'-O)-methyltransferase: protein MSLGTLYVVATPIGNLDDISVRAQRTLREVALIAAEDTRHSLRLLQHFGIETPLAACHEHNEREQGGRFLARLLAGDDVALVSDAGTPLISDPGYHLVRQARAAGIAVVPVPGPCALIAGLSAAGLPSDRFIFEGFLPAKTVGRRSRLEALREEPRTLIFYEAPHRLLECLQDMAEVFGEERQAVLARELTKTFETIKGIPLGELRDWVAADSNQQRGECVLLLAGWEAPEAEGVDSESLRVLDLLLAELPVKRAAALAAEITGLRKNLLYQAALERKAE, encoded by the coding sequence GTGTCCCTCGGTACCTTGTATGTAGTAGCGACTCCCATCGGCAACCTCGACGACATCAGCGTCAGGGCGCAGCGCACCTTGCGCGAGGTGGCGCTGATCGCTGCCGAGGACACCCGTCACTCGCTGCGTCTATTGCAGCACTTCGGCATAGAGACTCCGCTGGCGGCCTGCCATGAACACAATGAGCGCGAGCAGGGTGGGCGATTCCTGGCGCGCCTGCTGGCGGGCGACGACGTTGCTTTGGTCTCCGATGCCGGTACTCCGCTGATTTCTGATCCGGGCTACCACCTGGTGCGCCAGGCGCGCGCTGCAGGAATTGCCGTAGTGCCGGTGCCGGGGCCTTGCGCTTTGATCGCGGGGCTGTCGGCTGCGGGGTTGCCGTCCGATCGATTCATCTTCGAGGGCTTTCTGCCTGCCAAGACAGTTGGGCGGCGATCGCGGCTCGAGGCGCTGCGCGAGGAGCCGAGGACGCTGATCTTCTACGAGGCCCCGCATCGGCTGCTCGAGTGTCTTCAGGACATGGCCGAGGTGTTTGGCGAAGAGCGCCAGGCGGTTCTCGCACGGGAGCTGACCAAGACCTTCGAGACCATCAAGGGGATTCCGCTCGGCGAGCTGCGGGATTGGGTCGCGGCGGACTCCAACCAGCAGCGCGGCGAATGCGTGCTGTTGCTCGCGGGTTGGGAGGCGCCAGAAGCGGAAGGTGTTGATTCCGAGTCGCTGCGCGTGCTCGATCTGCTGCTTGCTGAGCTGCCGGTGAAGCGAGCGGCGGCGCTGGCTGCGGAGATCACGGGCTTGCGTAAGAACCTGCTTTATCAGGCCGCGCTGGAGCGCAAGGCGGAATAA
- a CDS encoding glutathione S-transferase N-terminal domain-containing protein — translation MAAVNKLTCYSDPADHYCHRVRLVLAEKNVVVDIQDIEAGRCPPKLAEVNPYGSVPTLVDRDLALYESTVIMEYLDERYPHPPLMPVYPVARANTRLLMHRIQRDWCSLVDRVLDGRQKDADRALARKELRESLTGVSPLFAEKPFFLSEEMSLVDCCLLPVLWRLPVLGIELPRPAKPLLDYMERSFAREAFQASLSSVERDMR, via the coding sequence ATGGCCGCAGTCAATAAGCTCACCTGTTACTCCGACCCTGCCGATCACTATTGCCATCGAGTCCGTCTGGTGCTGGCGGAAAAGAACGTGGTAGTCGATATCCAGGACATCGAGGCCGGGCGCTGCCCGCCCAAGTTGGCCGAGGTGAACCCGTACGGTAGCGTGCCGACCCTGGTCGATCGTGACCTGGCGCTGTACGAGTCGACGGTGATCATGGAGTACCTTGACGAGCGCTACCCGCATCCGCCGCTGATGCCGGTCTATCCGGTCGCCCGGGCCAATACCCGACTGCTGATGCATCGCATCCAGCGCGACTGGTGCTCGCTGGTCGATCGTGTTCTCGACGGTCGTCAGAAGGACGCTGATCGCGCCTTGGCGCGCAAGGAGTTGCGTGAGAGTCTTACCGGTGTATCCCCGCTGTTTGCCGAGAAACCTTTCTTCCTCAGCGAGGAGATGAGTCTGGTCGATTGCTGCCTGCTACCGGTACTCTGGCGGCTCCCAGTGCTCGGGATCGAGCTGCCGCGCCCAGCCAAGCCGCTGCTTGACTACATGGAGCGGTCGTTCGCCCGGGAGGCCTTCCAGGCCAGTCTGTCCTCCGTAGAACGTGATATGCGCTAA
- a CDS encoding YraN family protein has translation MFRRGNAQELGRQAESLACEHLQGQGMRLLARNWRCRRGELDLVMLDGDTVVFVEVRCRRHEAWGGALESVDARKRQRLTAAAEHFLQQEARWSRHPCRFDVIAVQHSAGDSPAQLNWISNAFDT, from the coding sequence ATATTCCGCCGGGGCAATGCCCAGGAGCTCGGCCGCCAGGCCGAGTCCCTGGCTTGCGAGCACTTGCAGGGTCAGGGAATGCGTCTGTTGGCGCGCAACTGGCGCTGCCGCCGCGGCGAGCTCGATCTGGTCATGCTGGACGGCGATACAGTAGTATTCGTCGAAGTTCGCTGCCGCCGGCATGAGGCCTGGGGCGGCGCCCTGGAAAGCGTCGACGCACGCAAGCGACAACGCCTTACCGCCGCCGCCGAACATTTTCTGCAACAGGAAGCCCGCTGGTCCCGGCACCCATGCCGGTTCGACGTCATCGCGGTGCAGCACTCCGCGGGCGACTCGCCCGCTCAACTGAACTGGATCTCCAACGCCTTTGACACCTGA
- a CDS encoding penicillin-binding protein activator, which translates to MIARLRPLSALCLATLLAACASSPSSNLGELPRTPNASIEQLLQQAASAKPDEAALLKLSAADLAFQQKDIARASQILEQVPMDSLKPAQQIFASTLDAQISLARNKPKAALKAFDHPSFSHLGELPVEQQARSGQVKALALAADGQTLAAARERVFVDPLLNADASKANHEAIWALVSSLPPEQLQANANEGDLNGWLELARVVKSASTLKEQQANIDAWRQQNPQHPAAKQMPEALEKLKSLAAQPLNKIALLLPQQGQLAGVARALQDGFMAAYYQAQQGGGQQPAIQMYDSSQIRSLDDFYRQAQADGVQLVVGPLEKPLVKQLGERPQLPITTLALNYTDSAQAGPAQLFQFGLSAEDEAREVSRRAWSDGMRRAVALVPRGDWGDRVLAAFSRDWQAAGGTLIAAEHVDQPVELAQQIADLLQLRQSEGRAKKLQGVLDSSVDTQPSRRQDIDFIFLAATPQQARQIKPTLAFQYAGDLPVYATSNLYTGSSNPAQDQDLNGIRFCETPWLLQTSNPLRQQVVSQWPQAATSLGRLYAMGADAYRLAPRLPELKALPGIEIDGLTGNLILEPNQRVMRHLSWAEFRNGQVQPLENSTP; encoded by the coding sequence ATGATCGCTCGACTGCGTCCGCTTTCCGCCCTGTGCCTAGCCACCCTGCTCGCCGCCTGCGCCAGCTCGCCCTCCTCCAACCTCGGCGAACTTCCGCGCACTCCGAACGCCAGCATCGAGCAACTGCTGCAACAGGCCGCCAGCGCCAAGCCTGACGAAGCCGCCCTGCTGAAACTCTCGGCCGCCGACCTGGCCTTCCAGCAGAAGGACATCGCCCGCGCCAGCCAGATCCTCGAGCAGGTTCCGATGGACAGCCTGAAGCCTGCGCAGCAGATCTTCGCCAGCACCCTCGACGCGCAGATCTCCCTGGCCCGCAACAAACCGAAGGCCGCGCTCAAGGCGTTCGACCATCCGAGCTTCAGCCACCTGGGCGAACTGCCGGTCGAGCAGCAGGCCCGCAGCGGCCAGGTCAAGGCCCTCGCCCTCGCAGCCGATGGCCAGACGCTGGCCGCCGCCCGCGAGCGGGTCTTCGTCGACCCGCTGCTCAATGCCGACGCCAGCAAGGCCAACCACGAAGCCATCTGGGCACTGGTCTCCAGCCTGCCGCCCGAACAACTGCAAGCCAACGCCAACGAAGGCGACCTGAACGGCTGGCTGGAGCTGGCGCGCGTGGTCAAGAGCGCATCCACACTCAAGGAGCAGCAGGCCAACATCGACGCCTGGCGCCAGCAGAACCCGCAGCACCCCGCCGCCAAGCAGATGCCGGAAGCGCTGGAGAAGCTCAAGTCGCTGGCCGCGCAACCGCTGAACAAGATTGCCCTGCTTCTGCCCCAGCAAGGCCAACTGGCCGGAGTCGCCCGCGCCCTGCAAGACGGCTTCATGGCGGCCTACTACCAAGCCCAGCAAGGCGGCGGACAGCAGCCGGCGATCCAGATGTACGACAGCTCCCAGATCCGCTCGCTGGATGACTTCTATCGCCAAGCCCAAGCCGATGGCGTACAGCTGGTCGTAGGTCCGCTGGAGAAGCCGCTGGTCAAGCAACTGGGTGAGCGTCCGCAACTGCCGATCACCACCCTGGCCCTGAACTACACCGACAGCGCTCAGGCCGGCCCGGCGCAACTCTTCCAGTTCGGCCTGTCGGCCGAGGATGAAGCCCGCGAAGTCTCGCGTCGCGCCTGGAGCGATGGCATGCGTCGTGCCGTGGCGCTGGTTCCGCGCGGCGACTGGGGCGATCGAGTACTGGCAGCCTTCAGCCGCGATTGGCAGGCCGCCGGCGGCACCCTGATCGCCGCCGAGCATGTCGACCAGCCAGTCGAGCTCGCCCAACAGATCGCCGATCTGCTGCAACTGCGCCAGAGCGAAGGTCGCGCCAAGAAACTGCAGGGCGTGCTGGATAGCAGCGTCGACACCCAGCCGTCGCGTCGCCAGGACATCGACTTCATCTTCCTCGCAGCGACTCCGCAGCAGGCCCGCCAGATCAAGCCGACCCTGGCCTTCCAGTACGCCGGCGACCTGCCGGTCTACGCCACTTCCAACCTGTACACCGGCTCGAGCAATCCGGCGCAGGACCAGGACCTCAACGGCATTCGCTTCTGCGAAACGCCGTGGTTGCTGCAGACCAGCAATCCGCTGCGCCAGCAGGTCGTCTCCCAGTGGCCGCAGGCCGCCACCAGCCTCGGCCGCCTGTACGCCATGGGGGCTGACGCCTACCGCCTGGCCCCGCGCCTGCCGGAGCTCAAAGCCCTACCCGGCATCGAAATCGATGGCCTGACGGGCAACCTCATCCTCGAACCCAACCAACGCGTGATGCGCCACCTGTCCTGGGCCGAGTTCCGCAACGGCCAGGTACAGCCGCTGGAGAACAGCACGCCTTGA
- a CDS encoding ClpXP protease specificity-enhancing factor has translation MNSSRPYLVRALYEWIVDNGCTPHILVNAEYPGVRVPPGYASDGQIVLNVSPTAVRHLQMDNEAVSFEGRFGGVAQSLYIPSQAVMAIYARENGQGMVFDLEPPVPTDDEDLQDDEGPSDEPPRPSGRPSLKVVK, from the coding sequence ATGAACTCCAGTCGCCCCTACCTCGTACGAGCCCTCTATGAGTGGATCGTCGACAACGGTTGTACGCCGCATATCCTGGTGAACGCCGAGTATCCCGGGGTGCGTGTGCCGCCGGGTTACGCCAGCGACGGGCAGATCGTGCTCAATGTCTCGCCGACCGCGGTGCGCCATCTGCAGATGGATAACGAGGCGGTCAGTTTCGAGGGGCGTTTCGGTGGGGTGGCGCAGAGCCTGTACATTCCTTCGCAGGCGGTGATGGCGATCTATGCGCGGGAGAACGGCCAGGGCATGGTCTTCGATCTCGAGCCGCCGGTACCGACCGACGACGAAGACCTGCAGGATGACGAAGGGCCGAGCGACGAGCCGCCGCGGCCGAGTGGGCGCCCCAGCCTGAAAGTGGTCAAGTAA
- the mraZ gene encoding division/cell wall cluster transcriptional repressor MraZ, which yields MFRGANAISLDAKGRLAMPSRYRDELVTRCGGQLIVTIDAVDPCLTVYPLPEWEIIESKLRELPSLREETRRLQRLLIGNAVDLELDGAGRFLVPPRLREYAKLDKRAMLVGQLNKFQLWDEDAWNAVAEADLAAIKGPGGLPDELRDLIL from the coding sequence GTGTTTCGCGGAGCTAACGCCATCAGTCTCGACGCCAAAGGGCGCCTCGCGATGCCGAGTCGGTATCGTGACGAGCTCGTTACGCGTTGCGGTGGCCAGCTCATCGTCACCATCGACGCTGTCGACCCTTGCCTCACCGTCTACCCCCTGCCCGAATGGGAAATCATTGAATCCAAGTTGCGCGAGTTGCCTTCGCTGCGTGAAGAAACGCGGCGCCTGCAGCGGCTGCTGATCGGCAATGCGGTTGATCTGGAGCTGGATGGTGCTGGGCGTTTCCTGGTGCCGCCGAGGCTGCGTGAGTACGCCAAGTTGGATAAGCGCGCGATGCTCGTCGGACAACTGAACAAGTTCCAGCTGTGGGACGAAGATGCATGGAATGCGGTGGCCGAGGCTGACCTCGCCGCCATCAAAGGACCCGGCGGTCTGCCGGATGAATTACGCGACCTTATATTGTGA
- a CDS encoding phosphoheptose isomerase, producing MDMQSRIRQLFHASIETKQQATEVLIPHIEQASMVMVNALLNEGKILSCGNGGSAGDAQHFSSELLNRFERERPSLPAVALTTDSSTITSIANDYSYNEVFSKQIRALGQPGDVLLAISTSGNSANVIQAIQAAHDREMLVVALTGRDGGGMASLLLPEDVEIRVPAKVTARIQEVHLLVIHCLCDLIDRQLFGSEE from the coding sequence ATGGACATGCAATCCCGTATCCGCCAGCTCTTCCATGCCAGCATCGAGACCAAGCAGCAGGCCACCGAGGTGCTGATTCCGCATATCGAGCAGGCCAGCATGGTGATGGTCAACGCCCTGCTCAACGAAGGGAAGATCCTCAGCTGCGGCAACGGCGGCTCCGCCGGCGACGCCCAGCACTTCTCCTCCGAACTGCTCAACCGCTTCGAGCGCGAACGCCCTAGCCTGCCGGCTGTAGCACTGACCACCGACAGCTCGACTATCACCTCGATCGCCAACGACTACAGCTACAACGAAGTCTTCTCCAAGCAGATCCGCGCCCTCGGCCAGCCAGGCGATGTACTGCTGGCGATCTCCACTAGCGGCAACTCGGCGAACGTCATCCAGGCCATCCAGGCCGCCCATGACCGCGAGATGCTGGTTGTGGCACTGACCGGCCGCGACGGCGGTGGCATGGCTTCGCTGCTGCTGCCCGAGGACGTCGAGATTCGCGTTCCGGCAAAAGTCACCGCGCGCATCCAGGAAGTGCACCTGCTGGTAATCCACTGCCTGTGCGACCTGATCGACCGTCAACTCTTCGGGAGCGAAGAATGA
- a CDS encoding peptidoglycan D,D-transpeptidase FtsI family protein: MKNLQGALYPWRFRVAIGLLLLMVAAIVWRIVDLHVIDHDFLQEQGDARSVRYIPIPAHRGQITDRNGEPLAVSTPVATLWANPKELVLEREKWPTLAHALGQTSEALSARLEQMADKEFIYLVRGLTPEQGEAVMAVVKANKIPGVYSIEEFRRFYPAGDVTAHVVGFTDVDDHGREGVELSYDGWLAGVAGKRQVLKDRRGHLIRDLQVTRNAKAGKTLTLSIDLRLQYLANRELRNAIIENGAKAGSLVILDVRTGEILAMVNQPTYNPNNRRDMLPEMMRNRAMIDVFEPGSTMKPLSMSAALETGRWKPTDTVEVYPGTLQIGRYTIRDVSKTEGPVLDLTGILIRSSNVGMSKVAFDIGGQAIYSVMQKVGLGQDTGLGFPGERVGNLPNYRDWRKAETATLSYGYGLSVTAVQLAHAYAALANNGQTVPLTMIRADNPPKGSQAIPEQVAKTIQGMLQQVVEAPNGVYRAQVPGYHVAGKSGTARKAQVGTKGYTENAYRSLFTGFGPMSNPRFVVAVVIDEPSKAGYFGGLVSAPVFSKVMSGTLRLMNIPPDNLQATPQQTANAAPDKGGRG; encoded by the coding sequence ATGAAGAACCTTCAGGGCGCTCTCTATCCCTGGCGCTTCCGCGTCGCCATCGGCCTGTTGCTGTTGATGGTGGCCGCCATCGTCTGGCGGATCGTCGACCTGCACGTGATCGACCACGATTTCCTCCAGGAGCAGGGCGACGCGCGCAGTGTGCGTTACATCCCGATTCCGGCCCACCGCGGGCAGATCACCGATCGCAATGGCGAGCCGCTGGCCGTCAGTACGCCGGTCGCCACTCTCTGGGCGAACCCCAAGGAATTGGTGCTTGAGCGCGAGAAGTGGCCGACCCTGGCCCATGCGCTAGGCCAAACCAGCGAAGCCCTCAGCGCTCGCCTCGAGCAGATGGCGGACAAGGAGTTCATCTACCTGGTCCGCGGCTTGACTCCGGAACAGGGCGAGGCCGTGATGGCCGTGGTCAAGGCCAACAAGATTCCAGGCGTCTACTCCATCGAGGAGTTTCGCCGTTTCTATCCAGCAGGCGATGTGACCGCGCACGTGGTCGGCTTCACCGATGTCGACGATCACGGTCGCGAAGGTGTCGAGCTGTCTTATGACGGTTGGCTGGCTGGCGTGGCTGGAAAGCGCCAGGTCCTGAAGGACCGCCGCGGCCATCTGATCCGCGACCTGCAGGTCACCCGCAACGCCAAGGCCGGCAAGACCCTTACGTTGTCCATCGACCTGCGCCTGCAGTACCTGGCCAACCGCGAGCTGCGCAACGCAATCATAGAGAACGGTGCCAAGGCCGGCAGTCTGGTGATCCTCGACGTGCGCACCGGCGAGATTCTCGCCATGGTCAACCAGCCGACCTACAACCCGAACAACCGTCGCGACATGCTGCCGGAAATGATGCGTAACCGCGCCATGATCGACGTTTTCGAGCCCGGTTCGACCATGAAGCCGCTGTCCATGAGCGCGGCGCTGGAGACCGGACGCTGGAAGCCTACCGATACCGTAGAGGTCTATCCCGGTACCCTGCAGATCGGCCGTTACACCATTCGCGACGTATCCAAGACCGAAGGTCCGGTGCTGGACCTGACCGGCATCCTGATCCGCTCTTCCAACGTCGGCATGAGCAAGGTCGCCTTCGATATTGGCGGCCAGGCCATCTACAGCGTGATGCAGAAGGTAGGACTCGGCCAGGACACCGGCCTCGGCTTCCCCGGCGAGCGCGTCGGCAACCTGCCCAACTACCGCGACTGGCGCAAGGCTGAAACCGCGACCCTTTCTTACGGCTACGGCTTGTCGGTGACCGCGGTGCAACTCGCCCACGCCTACGCCGCGCTGGCCAACAACGGCCAGACCGTGCCGCTGACCATGATTCGCGCCGACAACCCGCCCAAGGGTAGCCAGGCCATTCCGGAGCAGGTCGCCAAGACCATCCAGGGCATGCTTCAGCAAGTGGTGGAGGCCCCGAACGGCGTATATCGCGCCCAGGTTCCGGGTTATCACGTCGCCGGCAAGTCCGGTACCGCACGTAAGGCGCAGGTCGGCACCAAGGGATACACCGAGAACGCCTATCGCTCGCTGTTCACCGGCTTCGGCCCCATGAGCAACCCGCGCTTCGTGGTGGCGGTCGTCATCGATGAGCCGAGCAAGGCCGGTTACTTCGGCGGCCTGGTTTCGGCCCCGGTATTCAGCAAGGTCATGTCCGGCACCCTGCGCCTGATGAACATTCCGCCAGACAACCTGCAAGCAACTCCGCAGCAAACCGCCAATGCTGCGCCCGATAAAGGAGGGCGTGGCTGA
- a CDS encoding cytochrome c1 — translation MKKQFAALILALLPVFAFANEAGPELDHVDIDLTDKAAMQDGARTFANYCMGCHSAKFQRYERVGKDLGIPEELMLSKLVFTGAKIGDHMEIGMRPADAKVWFGAAPPDLTLVARVRGTDWLYTYLRSFYEDPKRPWGVNNKVFPNVGMPNVLGSVQGRQVIGCKQVQVEEHGKKQFDPLTGTPLTHEACDQLTVLPKTGMVNEEQFDEKVKNLVTFLAYSADPNKLESHRIGTYVLLFLAFFFVFAFLLKREYWKDVH, via the coding sequence ATGAAAAAACAATTCGCCGCATTGATCCTGGCGCTGCTGCCGGTATTCGCTTTCGCCAACGAAGCTGGTCCCGAACTCGATCACGTCGACATCGACCTGACCGACAAGGCCGCGATGCAGGATGGCGCCCGTACCTTCGCCAACTATTGCATGGGCTGCCACAGCGCCAAGTTCCAGCGCTACGAGCGTGTCGGCAAGGACCTGGGGATTCCCGAGGAGTTGATGCTGAGCAAGCTGGTGTTCACCGGTGCGAAGATCGGTGACCACATGGAAATCGGCATGCGTCCGGCGGATGCCAAGGTGTGGTTCGGCGCTGCCCCGCCGGATCTGACCCTGGTGGCTCGTGTACGCGGCACCGACTGGCTTTACACCTACCTCCGCTCGTTCTACGAAGATCCCAAGCGTCCGTGGGGCGTGAACAACAAGGTCTTCCCGAACGTCGGTATGCCCAACGTGCTGGGTAGCGTGCAGGGTCGCCAGGTGATCGGTTGCAAGCAGGTTCAGGTCGAAGAGCATGGCAAGAAGCAATTCGATCCGCTTACCGGCACACCCTTGACCCACGAAGCATGCGATCAGCTCACCGTTCTGCCGAAGACTGGCATGGTCAACGAGGAGCAGTTCGACGAGAAGGTGAAGAACCTGGTGACCTTCCTGGCTTATTCGGCTGACCCGAACAAGCTGGAATCGCACCGCATCGGCACCTACGTTCTGTTGTTCCTGGCCTTCTTCTTCGTGTTTGCCTTCCTGCTCAAACGTGAGTACTGGAAGGACGTGCACTAA